From the genome of Candidatus Methylomirabilota bacterium, one region includes:
- a CDS encoding VOC family protein, which produces MLPPPGFHHLHLNSVDPDAAIDFYVRQFPASAKTSWGGLPALTAPNNVLVLFTRIATAPATSPQTAIWHFGWHVTDTRASLEGYKARPDVTLLPLYTTDEGGSVLVSSDTWPSTGRTPGLTKAQISLAKTNGVQPTRTGGFAYMQGPDHALVEYAGNHPAERFNHVHMYQDDPFCAQLWYQQHLNAPVFAGRTSETPLTDATCKVPRGPDRSWPALHREGMFRAPAAAVVFGDVALPWYVRQGDRPLVSTRGQLYDHIALSVADLDAWVAKLRGEGVRILEEPYALGDTRATMIEGPSCEALELVEIA; this is translated from the coding sequence ATGCTTCCCCCTCCGGGTTTCCACCATCTCCACCTGAACTCCGTCGATCCCGATGCCGCGATCGACTTCTACGTCCGGCAGTTTCCGGCCTCCGCGAAGACGAGCTGGGGCGGCCTGCCCGCGCTCACGGCGCCAAACAACGTCCTCGTCCTTTTCACCCGGATCGCCACCGCGCCCGCGACCTCGCCGCAAACCGCGATCTGGCACTTCGGCTGGCATGTCACCGACACGCGCGCGAGCCTCGAAGGGTACAAGGCCAGACCGGACGTCACCCTCTTGCCCCTCTACACGACGGATGAAGGCGGTTCCGTCCTCGTGAGCAGCGACACCTGGCCGAGCACTGGGCGCACGCCCGGATTGACGAAGGCCCAGATATCCTTAGCCAAGACCAACGGCGTGCAGCCGACCCGCACGGGTGGCTTCGCCTACATGCAGGGTCCCGACCATGCGCTCGTGGAATACGCCGGCAACCATCCGGCCGAGCGCTTCAACCACGTGCACATGTACCAGGACGATCCGTTCTGCGCGCAGCTCTGGTATCAGCAGCACCTCAACGCGCCGGTGTTCGCTGGACGCACCAGCGAGACACCCCTGACCGACGCCACCTGCAAGGTGCCGCGCGGGCCCGATCGAAGCTGGCCCGCCCTCCACCGGGAGGGAATGTTCCGCGCGCCCGCGGCCGCCGTCGTGTTCGGCGACGTGGCCTTGCCCTGGTACGTGCGTCAGGGCGATCGGCCGCTCGTGAGTACCCGCGGGCAGCTGTACGATCACATCGCGCTCAGCGTCGCCGATCTGGACGCCTGGGTCGCCAAGCTGCGTGGCGAGGGCGTCAGGATCCTCGAGGAGCCGTACGCCCTCGGCGACACGCGCGCGACGATGATCGAGGGGCCGAGCTGCGAAGCGCTGGAGCTGGTCGAGATCGCGTAA